Proteins from a genomic interval of Papaver somniferum cultivar HN1 chromosome 4, ASM357369v1, whole genome shotgun sequence:
- the LOC113276582 gene encoding uncharacterized protein LOC113276582, protein MESLSKDESISNKSGDELVSALITGENAEESEIMSFTYDDVSSHSSLILSSSALATSPAALPTQNEENVSEGVGKIVANSVPVAECSGTGNLVANSVLKLEAAKPEVKHLTEAFNRLDAYKPGEDTKAWAKSRSWQEEVGSISGRHAGLRKENYEDDGQEEVNPGDAEVKGNMLISNRQKPVMSFQSPQDSCRRRGSLSENQFMEVVKEIDISEDGQNSPKSFKGSARKNSGVVQREGRDSIFDTNLRHLEHRIQKLEGELREAAAVEVSLYAVAAEHGSSTNKVHTPARRLFRLYTHACKQKLKERKATAAKSAVSGLALVAKACGSDIPRLTFWLSNSVFLRNIVIQFVEDSQPPSASSSMCVENNGGGKGRGKSFPTNSRESSPVNKDKMFLSTKKFDDWENSQTFVNALEKIEAWIFSRIIESLWWQIFTPFMQSAPKKPTKEHNKVSYEMMPSRGDEQVNYSLDLWRNAFKDAYERLCPVRAGGHECGCLHVLPRLVMEQCVGRLDMAMFNAILRESADDSPTDPISDPISDSRVLPVPAGNSSFGLGAQLKNAIGNWSRCVTDLLGKDDKEVQNEIDDCECESLFKTFHLLGALSDLMMLPKDMLLDGSVRKEVCPTFGAALIKKILQNFVPDEFCPDSVPEIVYEALDSKGLTDDVEINRKYPSQYHSNNLFATYTGVTCRYSKSSK, encoded by the exons ATGGAGAGCTTGTCTAAAGATGAATCTATTAGCAACAAGAGTGGCGATGAGTTGGTATCTGCATTGATTACTGGAGAAAATGCTGAAGAATCTGAGATCATGTCGTTCACTTACGATGATGTCTCATCTCATTCATCgttaattctttcttcttctgctttgGCGACTAGCCCGGCTGCCTTGCCAACACAAAATGAAGAG AACGTATCAGAAGGAGTGGGGAAGATAGTAGCGAACTCAGTTCCTGTTGCAGAATGTTCAGGAACAGGAAACCTAGTAGCGAACTCAGTTCTGAAACTTGAGGCTGCAAAGCCAGaggtgaagcatttgacagaagCATTTAATCGTCTAGATGCATATAAACCTGGGGAAGATACAAAAGCTTGGGCAAAGAGTAGAAGTTGGCAAGAAGAAGTTGGTAGTATTAGTGGTAGACATGCTGGTCTTAGGAAAGAAAACTATGAAGATGATGGACAGGAGGAAGTCAACCCTGGAGATGCTGAGGTGAAGGGTAATATGCTAATCAGCAATAGACAAAAGCCTGTAATGTCTTTTCAATCACCACAGGATTCATGTAGGAGACGTGGTTCTTTAAGCGAGAATCAGTTTATGGAAGTTGTCAAGGAAATTGATATTTCAGAAGATGGTCAGAACAGTCCCAAAAGCTTCAAAGGAAGTGCAAGGAAAAACAGTGGCGTTGTTCAAAGAGAAGGTAGAGACAGTATCTTTGATACCAATCTCCGGCACTTAGAGCATAGAATACAGAAGCTAGAAGGAGAGCTGAGAGAAGCTGCTGCAGTTGAAGTTTCTCTTTATGCAGTCGCTGCTGAACATGGGAGTTCTACAAATAAAGTTCACACTCCGGCTCGCCGCCTTTTTAGACTATATACTCATGCATGTAAGCAAAAGCTAAAGGAAAGGAAAGCAACTGCTGCTAAAAGTGCGGTTTCAGGATTAGCTTTGGTTGCAAAAGCATGTGGAAGTGATATCCCAAG ATTAACTTTCTGGCTCTCAAATTCAGTGTTCTTGAGAAACATTGTCATCCAATTTGTGGAAGACTCACAACCACCATCCGCTTCTTCCTCAATGTGCGTTGAAAATAATGGAGGTGGAAAAGGACGCGGTAAAAGCTTTCCAACAAATTCGAGAGAGTCCAGTCCTGTCAACAAGGACAAAATGTTTCTATCTACTAAGAAGTTTGATGACTGGGAGAACTCACAAACATTTGTAAATGCACTGGAAAAGATTGAAGCTTGGATCTTCTCTCGAATTATCGAGTCTTTATGGTGGCAG ATCTTTACACCATTTATGCAGTCTGCTCCTAAGAAGCCAACCAAAGAACATAATAAGGTTTCTTATGAAATGATGCCAAGTAGAGGAGATGAGCAGGTAAACTATTCATTAGACCTGTGGAGAAATGCATTCAAGGATGCCTACGAGAGACTTTGTCCAGTACGAGCTGGTGGGCACGAGTGTGGTTGCTTGCATGTTCTGCCTAGATTG GTAATGGAACAGTGTGTGGGCAGACTGGATATGGCCATGTTCAATGCAATTCTTCGTGAATCAGCTGATGACAGCCCGACAGATCCTATCTCTGATCCCATTAGTGATTCTCGCGTTCTACCTGTTCCAGCTGGGAACTCAAGCTTTGGTTTGGGTGCACAACTTAAAAATGCT ATTGGTAACTGGTCAAGATGTGTAACGGATCTATTGGGTAAAGATGATAAGGAAGTTCAGAATGAGATTGACGACTGTGAATGTGAATCATTGTTCAAAACTTTTCATCTACTTGGTGCATTGAGTGATCTCATGATGCTTCCCAAGGACATGCTGTTAGATGGGTCAGTCAGAAAAGAG GTATGCCCCACATTTGGTGCAGCTTTAATCAAGAAGATTTTGCAAAACTTTGTGCCGGATGAGTTTTGTCCCGACTCTGTTCCAGAAATCGTTTACGAAGCACTTGACTCGAAG GGGCTTACTGATGATGTGGAAATCAATCGAAAGTATCCCAGCCAATACCATTCCAATAACCTATTTGCCACCTACACCGGTGTCACTTGCCGATATAGTAAAAGCTCAAAATGA